From a region of the Buttiauxella agrestis genome:
- a CDS encoding DUF262 domain-containing protein: protein MEHRLTGLQRFSPAVSIIQIDSYIHWMAHGALSFDAEYQREYVWGHAEQQAFLATAASGFPLGHVALCRLPDWGNIDGPYIEVVDGKQRLVTMKLFVNDQIAFCHQGKEFYWSDLNRTERRIFTNASLPAIKLDDANLRQRLEFFYTTNFTGVPQSCDHKRRVSEMLHAAGK, encoded by the coding sequence ATGGAACACAGGCTTACAGGGCTTCAGCGCTTCAGTCCAGCAGTCAGCATTATCCAGATAGACAGTTATATCCACTGGATGGCGCATGGGGCGCTTAGCTTTGATGCGGAGTATCAACGTGAATACGTTTGGGGGCATGCCGAGCAACAGGCATTTCTGGCAACAGCGGCATCAGGTTTCCCGCTTGGACATGTGGCTCTTTGCCGCTTGCCCGACTGGGGCAACATTGATGGACCGTATATTGAAGTCGTGGACGGCAAGCAGCGGCTTGTGACTATGAAGCTGTTCGTGAATGACCAGATAGCTTTCTGTCATCAGGGTAAAGAATTCTATTGGTCTGATCTTAACCGCACTGAACGGCGGATTTTCACTAATGCCTCGCTCCCGGCAATCAAGCTGGATGACGCGAACTTAAGACAGAGGCTGGAGTTTTTCTACACAACAAATTTTACAGGCGTTCCTCAGAGCTGTGACCACAAACGCCGCGTGAGTGAAATGCTGCATGCAGCAGGAAAGTAA